In Meiothermus ruber DSM 1279, the following proteins share a genomic window:
- the gabT gene encoding 4-aminobutyrate--2-oxoglutarate transaminase — protein sequence MTQTPSKNQALIERRHKIVPRGVSQVHPIVVARAEGGKIWDVDGNEYLDWFGGIGVLNVGHNHPRVVEAVEKQLRRYLHTCFPGAAYEPYIELAERLAATAPISGDKKAFFLNTGVEATENAIKIARSFTNRPGVIAFRGSFHGRTLMGMTLTGKSNPYRQNFGPFAPEVYHAPYPNEYHGIDTRKALDGLHEVFDTQIQPERVAAVIIEPQLGEGGFVPAPKPFLKALRSLTQKHGIVFIDDEVQTGIGRTGKFWAIEHAEVEPDLICFAKSIGGGLPIGGVLGKAEIMDAPAVGGLGSTFGGNPLACAAALAVLDIFEQENLLEKAQKLGELLHEGFRKIQARFPQAVGDVRGLGPMIAMELVKDPSSKSPDPQLTNRLLEVAREKGLLLFKAGMHANVIRCLVPLVVSEAEARKGLEILEASLEQALNEAR from the coding sequence ATGACCCAAACCCCATCCAAAAACCAAGCCCTCATCGAGCGGCGGCACAAAATTGTCCCCCGCGGCGTCTCGCAGGTGCACCCCATCGTGGTGGCCCGCGCCGAGGGCGGCAAAATCTGGGATGTGGACGGCAACGAGTACCTGGACTGGTTTGGCGGCATCGGGGTGCTGAACGTGGGGCACAACCACCCCAGGGTGGTGGAAGCGGTGGAAAAGCAACTGCGCCGCTACCTGCATACCTGCTTTCCTGGAGCAGCCTACGAGCCCTACATCGAGCTGGCCGAGCGGCTGGCGGCCACCGCGCCCATCTCCGGTGACAAGAAAGCCTTCTTTCTGAATACCGGCGTGGAGGCCACCGAGAACGCCATCAAGATTGCCCGCTCCTTTACCAACCGGCCCGGCGTGATCGCCTTCCGTGGTAGCTTCCACGGGCGCACCCTGATGGGCATGACCCTGACCGGCAAATCCAACCCCTACCGCCAGAACTTTGGCCCCTTCGCCCCCGAGGTCTACCACGCCCCCTACCCCAACGAGTACCACGGGATCGACACCCGCAAAGCCCTGGACGGCCTGCACGAGGTCTTCGATACCCAGATTCAGCCCGAGCGGGTGGCCGCGGTCATCATCGAGCCGCAGCTGGGCGAAGGCGGTTTTGTACCAGCCCCCAAGCCCTTCCTCAAGGCCCTGCGGAGCCTGACCCAGAAGCACGGCATCGTCTTCATTGACGACGAAGTACAGACCGGCATCGGCCGTACCGGCAAATTCTGGGCCATCGAGCACGCCGAGGTGGAGCCCGACCTGATCTGCTTCGCCAAGAGCATCGGCGGCGGGCTGCCCATCGGGGGGGTGCTGGGCAAGGCCGAGATTATGGACGCACCCGCGGTGGGCGGGCTGGGCAGCACCTTTGGGGGCAACCCCCTGGCCTGCGCCGCCGCGCTGGCCGTGCTGGACATCTTCGAGCAGGAAAACCTGCTGGAAAAAGCCCAGAAGCTGGGCGAGCTATTGCACGAGGGCTTCCGCAAAATTCAGGCCCGCTTCCCCCAGGCAGTGGGTGATGTGCGCGGCCTGGGGCCCATGATCGCCATGGAGCTGGTCAAGGATCCCAGCAGCAAGAGCCCCGACCCGCAGCTCACCAACCGGCTGCTCGAGGTCGCCCGCGAAAAGGGCCTGCTTCTGTTCAAGGCCGGGATGCACGCCAACGTGATCCGCTGCCTGGTGCCCCTGGTGGTGAGTGAGGCCGAGGCCCGCAAGGGCCTGGAGATTCTGGAGGCCAGCCTCGAGCAGGCCCTGAACGAAGCCAGATAA
- a CDS encoding ABC transporter ATP-binding protein, protein MTATIRPPATGESLSIQNVVKKFGDFTALGGVSLEVPAGQFFTLLGPSGCGKTTLLRIIAGLEVPTEGRVVLMGQDLTPLPANRRPVNTVFQSYALFPHLTVRENIAFGLKSRRMDRLEVERRVRYGLEMLQLEPFAERLPHQLSGGQRQRVALARALVNEPQVLLLDEPMSALDAKLRAEVQVQLRRLQQQLGLTFILVTHDQDEAMAVSDRIALMRMGHLEQVGTPDEVYERPRTRYAAEFLGAANLIQGKRLPMGFEAPFGKLALGQTPPWDEGYVAIRPERVRLSEVEPRQNGLRVRVREAVYRGAYQEAWLEPCDIRVRTAPHPTLQAGQELWAELPVDALVVLDE, encoded by the coding sequence ATGACCGCCACCATACGGCCCCCGGCCACGGGGGAGTCCCTTTCCATACAGAACGTGGTCAAAAAATTCGGCGACTTTACCGCGCTGGGCGGGGTGAGCCTCGAGGTGCCTGCGGGCCAGTTCTTCACCCTTTTGGGGCCCTCGGGCTGCGGCAAAACCACCCTGCTGCGGATTATCGCCGGCCTCGAGGTGCCCACCGAGGGCCGGGTGGTGCTGATGGGCCAGGATCTCACCCCCCTCCCGGCCAACCGGCGCCCGGTCAACACCGTGTTTCAGAGCTACGCCCTGTTCCCGCACCTTACCGTGCGGGAAAACATCGCCTTTGGCCTCAAGAGCCGCCGCATGGACAGGCTCGAGGTGGAACGGCGGGTAAGGTACGGGCTGGAGATGCTCCAGCTCGAGCCCTTCGCCGAGCGGCTGCCGCACCAGCTCTCGGGGGGGCAGCGTCAGCGGGTGGCCCTGGCCCGGGCCCTGGTCAACGAACCGCAGGTGCTCCTGCTGGACGAGCCCATGAGTGCCCTCGACGCCAAACTCAGGGCCGAGGTGCAGGTGCAGCTCCGGCGGCTCCAGCAGCAGTTGGGCCTGACCTTTATCCTGGTCACCCACGACCAGGACGAGGCCATGGCGGTCTCGGATCGCATCGCCCTCATGCGGATGGGCCACCTCGAGCAGGTCGGTACCCCCGACGAGGTCTACGAGCGGCCCCGCACCCGCTACGCCGCCGAGTTCCTGGGGGCGGCCAACCTGATCCAGGGCAAGCGGCTCCCCATGGGCTTCGAGGCCCCCTTTGGCAAGCTGGCCCTGGGCCAGACCCCACCCTGGGACGAGGGCTATGTGGCCATCCGGCCCGAACGGGTGCGGCTATCCGAGGTAGAACCCCGGCAGAACGGCCTCCGGGTGCGGGTGCGCGAGGCGGTCTACCGCGGGGCTTATCAGGAAGCCTGGCTCGAGCCCTGCGATATCCGGGTGCGCACCGCCCCCCACCCCACCCTGCAGGCCGGGCAGGAACTCTGGGCCGAGCTACCTGTAGATGCCTTGGTGGTGCTGGATGAATAG
- a CDS encoding ABC transporter permease, whose protein sequence is MNRRMVWFGELTTPAQLYRRGLWFLLPAAIWILGLLVIPGLSLVALSFAERGPYGEVVWNFSLENYRRLLGYGIFGWSPDTILILLRSLWVALVTTLICIVLAYPLAFFIASRPPRTRYLWLALVIIPFWTNLVIRTYAWQMLLAPDFPFAKLAQALGLLAPDSGLYPSPLAVYIGMITAFLPFVVMPLFSSVERLDWSLVEAAQDLYASRIRTFFQAIWPQTLPGLTVGIILTFIPAMGMFVIPDLLGGAKYLLVGNLIQQQFYASRDWPYGAAVSLGLMVMTLIGLAIYRRRGKDVDLV, encoded by the coding sequence ATGAATAGGCGCATGGTCTGGTTCGGCGAGCTGACCACCCCGGCCCAGCTCTACCGCCGGGGGCTGTGGTTCTTGCTGCCCGCCGCCATCTGGATTCTGGGCTTGCTGGTAATTCCGGGCCTCTCGCTGGTGGCCCTCTCCTTTGCCGAGCGGGGGCCGTACGGCGAGGTGGTCTGGAACTTCAGCCTGGAAAACTACCGCCGCCTTCTGGGCTATGGCATCTTCGGCTGGAGCCCCGACACCATCCTGATTCTGCTGCGAAGCCTCTGGGTGGCCTTGGTGACCACCCTTATCTGCATCGTGCTGGCCTACCCCCTGGCCTTCTTCATTGCCAGCCGCCCCCCCCGCACCCGCTATCTCTGGCTGGCCCTGGTCATCATCCCCTTCTGGACCAACCTGGTCATCCGCACCTACGCCTGGCAGATGCTCCTGGCCCCCGATTTTCCCTTCGCCAAACTGGCCCAGGCCCTGGGCCTGCTGGCCCCCGACAGCGGCCTCTACCCCAGCCCACTGGCGGTTTATATTGGCATGATTACGGCTTTTTTACCCTTTGTGGTGATGCCGCTCTTCTCCAGCGTGGAGCGGCTGGACTGGAGCCTGGTGGAGGCCGCCCAGGACCTCTACGCCAGCCGCATCCGCACCTTCTTCCAGGCCATCTGGCCCCAGACCCTGCCGGGCCTCACGGTGGGCATCATCCTGACCTTTATCCCGGCCATGGGCATGTTCGTGATCCCCGACCTGCTGGGCGGGGCCAAGTACCTGCTGGTGGGCAACCTGATCCAGCAGCAGTTTTACGCCAGCCGCGACTGGCCCTATGGGGCCGCGGTCAGCCTGGGCCTGATGGTCATGACCCTGATTGGGCTGGCCATCTACCGCCGCCGGGGAAAGGACGTGGACCTGGTATGA
- a CDS encoding ABC transporter permease: MRLNPLISSAALATLAFLYLPMLAVAVLSFNKTRYGLQWSGFTWDWYARLFSNPDILEAARNTFVLALVSTLIATVLGTLFAIALERYPWPRRSQGFLENLLYLPVVTPDIIFAVALVVAFGAFRAVSSLFEPGLFTMVLGHVTFQIAFVALTVRSRLKSLGHELDEAARDLYASYGYYVRRVLLPLLTPGIVAGAMLAFTLSLDDFVISFFTAGPTSQTLPLLIYASVRRGVTPEIHALSTLIFLVTVLLVLASERLTRR; the protein is encoded by the coding sequence ATGCGCCTGAACCCCCTCATCAGCAGCGCGGCCCTGGCCACCCTGGCCTTTCTGTACCTGCCCATGCTGGCGGTGGCGGTGCTCTCGTTTAACAAAACCCGCTACGGCCTGCAGTGGTCGGGCTTTACCTGGGACTGGTATGCGCGGCTCTTCAGCAACCCGGACATCCTCGAGGCCGCCCGCAACACCTTCGTGCTGGCGCTGGTCTCTACCCTCATCGCCACGGTGCTGGGCACGCTTTTTGCCATCGCCCTGGAGCGCTACCCCTGGCCCCGGCGCAGCCAGGGCTTCCTGGAGAACCTGCTCTACCTGCCGGTGGTCACCCCCGACATCATCTTCGCGGTGGCCCTGGTGGTGGCCTTTGGGGCCTTCCGGGCGGTCTCGAGCCTCTTCGAGCCCGGCCTCTTCACCATGGTGCTGGGCCACGTCACCTTCCAGATTGCTTTTGTGGCCCTCACGGTGCGCAGCCGCCTCAAAAGCCTGGGCCACGAGCTCGACGAGGCCGCCCGCGACCTCTACGCCAGCTACGGCTACTACGTGCGCCGCGTCCTGCTGCCCCTGCTCACCCCTGGCATCGTGGCCGGGGCCATGCTGGCCTTCACCCTCTCCCTCGACGACTTCGTGATTAGCTTCTTCACCGCCGGCCCCACCTCGCAAACCCTGCCCCTGCTCATCTACGCCTCGGTGCGGCGGGGCGTCACCCCCGAGATTCACGCCCTCTCCACCCTGATTTTCCTGGTTACGGTGCTCCTGGTGCTGGCCTCCGAGCGCCTTACACGGCGCTGA
- a CDS encoding polyamine ABC transporter substrate-binding protein, whose protein sequence is MKRLFALCLLALSLALAQPREMRLFIWSEYMDPAIIKAFEQKFNLRVRIDLYESNEDMLAKLQAGGVSQYDVIVPGDYIIPTLIQLKLIQPLDKSKIPNLKNLDPKFANPPFDPGNRYSAAYQWGMSGIMYRKDRVPTPTSWGVILGPGADKPFVLMDSIREMLGAALRFQGKSINTRNPAEVRAAGQVLLSAKKNPRFLGFEGGVGAKNRLVAGTATYAVVYNGDALKAADENKNVGFVVPREGAALFLDNMAIPARASNPEAAHQFINFILDAKIGAQLSNYNRYATPNKAALPFINPADRKNPAIYPDAATMQKLEFVLDLGKDTRLYDEVWTAVKSR, encoded by the coding sequence ATGAAACGCCTGTTTGCCCTCTGCCTGCTGGCTCTGTCCTTGGCCCTAGCCCAGCCCCGCGAGATGCGGCTTTTTATCTGGTCGGAGTACATGGACCCGGCCATCATCAAAGCTTTTGAGCAAAAGTTCAACCTGCGGGTGCGCATTGACCTCTACGAGTCCAACGAGGACATGCTGGCCAAGCTCCAGGCCGGGGGGGTCTCGCAGTACGACGTCATCGTACCGGGCGACTACATCATCCCCACCCTGATCCAGCTCAAGCTGATCCAGCCTCTCGACAAGAGCAAAATCCCCAACCTGAAAAACCTCGACCCCAAGTTTGCCAACCCGCCCTTCGACCCCGGCAACCGCTACAGCGCGGCCTACCAGTGGGGCATGTCGGGCATCATGTACCGCAAAGACCGCGTCCCCACCCCCACCAGTTGGGGCGTGATTCTGGGGCCCGGGGCCGATAAGCCCTTTGTGCTGATGGACTCCATCCGCGAGATGCTGGGGGCGGCGCTGCGCTTCCAGGGCAAGTCCATCAACACCCGGAACCCCGCCGAGGTGCGGGCCGCCGGCCAGGTGCTTCTCTCTGCCAAGAAAAACCCCCGCTTCCTGGGCTTTGAAGGCGGCGTGGGGGCCAAGAACCGCCTGGTCGCCGGTACGGCCACCTACGCGGTGGTCTACAACGGCGACGCCCTCAAGGCCGCCGACGAGAACAAGAACGTGGGCTTTGTGGTGCCCAGGGAAGGGGCCGCGTTATTCCTGGACAACATGGCCATCCCCGCCCGTGCCTCCAACCCCGAGGCCGCCCACCAGTTCATCAACTTTATTCTGGACGCCAAAATTGGGGCCCAACTCTCCAACTACAACCGCTACGCCACCCCCAACAAGGCCGCCCTGCCCTTCATCAACCCCGCAGACCGCAAGAACCCGGCCATCTACCCCGATGCCGCCACCATGCAGAAGCTCGAGTTCGTGCTCGACCTGGGCAAAGACACCCGCCTCTACGATGAGGTCTGGACGGCCGTCAAGAGCCGGTGA
- a CDS encoding type II toxin-antitoxin system Phd/YefM family antitoxin, which yields MSRTKTVGIRVLKAHLSRYLREVAEGAALEITDRGHPVARLLLMPEEPREA from the coding sequence ATGTCCCGCACTAAAACGGTGGGCATCCGAGTTCTAAAAGCCCATCTAAGCCGTTACCTGCGCGAAGTTGCGGAGGGTGCCGCTCTCGAGATTACCGATCGAGGACACCCCGTAGCCCGTCTGCTTCTCATGCCAGAGGAACCCAGGGAAGCCTAG
- a CDS encoding serine hydrolase domain-containing protein, with product MALEDTHQRLQSLLKDPLRALPSLQVAVIRAGEVVYARSFGYRYLDPDPGQCLPVNNQTRFRVASISKLVVALGAMRLVEQGKLDLEADVSQYLGFPLRNPAFPQAPIRVWHLLSHTSSLRDGSCYAIPSPYTLQDFFHPQGRFFEAGAHFDPAHPPGSYACYANLNTGVLGTLLECVSGQRFDLFMENEVLRPLGLGGGFNLSRFTPEAMGNLAVLYRKQTGGVWNPAGPWVAQVDDHRGVVPAGPLVPDPSRPDGGFVTVDLRTYRPGTNATFFSPQGGLRASALELARIAQLFLHRGRVGGVQWLEPKTLEQMCAPQWTYNGHNGDTLEGQALSWGLGVWRFTNQPGQDCPVQGHPRPWFGHLGDAYGLLSGLLFDPEAAHALVYILGGQGCDPAQHRGLYSAYTRWEEQVLSALYGLLS from the coding sequence GTGGCGCTCGAGGACACCCACCAACGCCTGCAATCGCTGCTCAAAGACCCCCTGCGCGCCCTGCCCAGCTTGCAGGTGGCGGTGATCCGGGCCGGGGAGGTGGTCTATGCCCGGTCGTTTGGCTACCGCTACCTTGACCCCGACCCCGGCCAGTGCCTACCCGTCAACAACCAGACCCGCTTCCGGGTGGCCTCCATCTCCAAGCTGGTGGTGGCGCTGGGGGCCATGCGGCTGGTGGAGCAGGGGAAGCTCGACCTCGAGGCCGATGTAAGCCAGTACCTGGGCTTTCCCCTGCGCAACCCGGCGTTTCCGCAGGCGCCCATCCGGGTTTGGCACCTGCTCTCGCACACCTCCTCGTTGCGCGACGGCTCGTGCTACGCCATTCCCAGCCCCTACACGCTTCAGGACTTTTTTCATCCCCAGGGGCGTTTTTTTGAGGCCGGGGCCCACTTCGACCCGGCCCACCCGCCCGGCAGTTACGCCTGCTATGCCAACCTCAACACCGGCGTGCTGGGCACCCTGCTGGAGTGCGTGTCGGGCCAGCGCTTCGACCTGTTCATGGAGAACGAGGTGCTGCGCCCGCTGGGCCTGGGGGGTGGGTTCAACCTGAGCCGCTTCACCCCGGAAGCTATGGGCAACCTAGCGGTGCTCTACCGCAAGCAAACCGGCGGGGTGTGGAACCCGGCTGGCCCCTGGGTGGCCCAGGTGGACGACCACCGCGGGGTGGTTCCGGCCGGCCCCCTCGTCCCCGATCCCAGCCGGCCCGACGGGGGGTTTGTCACCGTGGATTTGCGCACCTACCGGCCTGGCACCAACGCCACCTTCTTCTCGCCGCAAGGGGGCTTGCGGGCCTCGGCCCTCGAGCTGGCCCGGATAGCCCAGCTTTTTTTGCACCGAGGCCGGGTGGGGGGCGTACAGTGGCTCGAGCCAAAGACGCTCGAGCAGATGTGCGCACCCCAGTGGACCTACAACGGCCACAACGGCGACACCCTGGAAGGCCAGGCCCTAAGCTGGGGGCTGGGGGTCTGGCGTTTTACCAACCAGCCGGGCCAGGACTGCCCGGTGCAGGGCCACCCCCGGCCCTGGTTCGGCCACTTAGGCGATGCCTATGGCCTTCTGAGCGGCCTGCTGTTCGACCCGGAGGCCGCTCACGCGCTGGTGTACATCCTGGGGGGCCAGGGCTGTGACCCCGCTCAGCACAGGGGCCTTTACTCGGCCTACACCCGCTGGGAGGAGCAGGTTCTAAGTGCGCTGTACGGTCTGCTAAGCTAG
- a CDS encoding aspartate aminotransferase family protein: protein MAYIQLKTPIPGPKSQELQARRAAAVSSALAQANPIAVKKAHGALVEDVDGNTLIDLAGGIGALAVGHTPQSVVEALKAQADELLHMCSIVANYEPYVAVCEALNRLTPGDFPKKTLLANGGAEAVENAVKFARRYTGRPGIIVFEGAYHGRTNLTMAMTSKWGLFKKGFGPFAPEVYRLPVPNLYRTPPGMTPEAYLDWACWNLENALTAHIDPSALAAIVIEPVIGEGGFIPVPHKFLRKIREVCDQTGAVMIADEIQSGSGRTGRLWAIEHSGVVPDLLISAKSLGAGMPISAVTGRAEILDSPHVGGVGSTYGGNPLACVAALKAIEILESPGFLEQAQHIERIIRETFAPLQKEIPVLGDVRGLGAMMALEFVKDPTTKEPWQEFAMQTIQLASRRGVILIRAGLYTNCIRFLPALDIPEAMLREALGVVAGAIRETYQTLAVGA from the coding sequence ATGGCGTATATCCAGCTCAAAACCCCCATCCCTGGCCCCAAAAGCCAGGAACTCCAGGCCCGCCGGGCCGCCGCCGTCTCGAGCGCGCTGGCCCAGGCCAACCCCATCGCGGTTAAGAAAGCCCACGGCGCGCTGGTGGAAGACGTGGACGGCAACACCCTCATCGACCTGGCCGGCGGCATTGGGGCGCTGGCCGTGGGGCACACCCCCCAGAGCGTGGTGGAGGCCCTCAAAGCCCAGGCCGACGAGCTCTTGCACATGTGCAGCATCGTAGCCAACTACGAGCCTTATGTGGCGGTCTGCGAGGCCCTGAACCGCCTGACCCCCGGCGACTTCCCCAAAAAGACCCTTCTGGCCAACGGCGGGGCCGAGGCGGTGGAAAACGCCGTGAAGTTTGCCCGCCGCTATACCGGACGCCCTGGGATTATCGTCTTCGAGGGGGCCTACCACGGGCGCACCAACCTGACCATGGCCATGACCAGCAAATGGGGCCTGTTCAAGAAGGGTTTTGGCCCCTTTGCCCCCGAGGTCTACCGGCTGCCGGTGCCCAACCTCTACCGCACACCGCCGGGCATGACCCCCGAGGCGTACCTGGACTGGGCCTGCTGGAACCTGGAAAACGCCCTTACCGCGCACATCGACCCCTCGGCCCTGGCGGCCATCGTGATCGAGCCGGTGATAGGCGAGGGGGGCTTTATCCCGGTGCCGCACAAGTTTTTACGCAAGATTCGCGAGGTCTGCGACCAGACCGGGGCGGTGATGATCGCCGATGAGATTCAGTCGGGCTCGGGCCGCACCGGAAGGCTCTGGGCCATCGAGCACAGCGGGGTGGTGCCCGACCTGCTGATCAGCGCCAAGAGCCTGGGGGCCGGTATGCCCATCAGCGCCGTCACAGGCCGGGCCGAGATTTTAGACAGCCCCCACGTGGGCGGGGTGGGCAGCACCTACGGCGGCAACCCGCTGGCCTGTGTGGCCGCGCTCAAGGCCATCGAGATTCTGGAGTCGCCGGGCTTCCTCGAGCAGGCCCAACACATCGAGCGGATCATCCGCGAGACCTTCGCGCCCTTGCAAAAAGAAATCCCGGTGCTGGGCGACGTGCGCGGGCTGGGGGCCATGATGGCGCTCGAGTTCGTCAAAGACCCCACAACCAAAGAACCCTGGCAGGAGTTCGCCATGCAGACCATCCAACTGGCCTCCCGCCGCGGGGTGATTCTGATCCGGGCCGGGCTCTACACCAACTGCATCCGCTTCCTGCCCGCCCTCGACATCCCCGAGGCCATGCTGCGCGAGGCCCTGGGGGTGGTGGCGGGGGCCATCCGCGAGACCTACCAGACCCTGGCGGTGGGGGCCTGA
- a CDS encoding threonine/serine dehydratase encodes MNWPLTIRQAHARLRPHVRETPLELSLALSQATGAEVYLKLENLQHTGSFKVRGALNKLLQLSPQQLQQGVVTASSGNHGAGVAFGLAKLGARGLVFVPQGASPTKLEAIRRYGAAVRVYGQSGDDTEAYARSYAAQHGLTYISPYNDPQVIAGQGSIGLEIAQQLPQPPQAVFVTVGGGGMISGIAAYLKSLSPATQIIGCQPANDAAMWASVQAGRIVRLEAQPTLSDGSAGGLEANTITFELCRTLVDDWVTVSEEEIRAAMRLFIETQHQLLEGAAGVALAALLKQAARYRGQRVVVVICGANIGLSALQAVLC; translated from the coding sequence ATGAACTGGCCCCTGACCATCCGGCAGGCCCACGCCCGCCTACGGCCCCACGTGCGCGAGACGCCGCTGGAGCTTTCGCTGGCCCTTTCCCAGGCTACCGGGGCCGAGGTCTACTTGAAGCTGGAAAACCTCCAGCACACCGGAAGCTTCAAGGTGCGGGGGGCCCTGAACAAGCTGCTACAGCTATCCCCCCAGCAGCTGCAACAGGGCGTGGTAACGGCCAGCAGCGGCAACCATGGGGCGGGGGTGGCCTTTGGCCTGGCCAAGCTGGGCGCGCGGGGCCTGGTCTTCGTGCCGCAGGGGGCCAGCCCCACCAAGCTCGAGGCCATCCGGCGCTATGGTGCAGCGGTGCGGGTCTACGGGCAGAGCGGCGACGACACCGAAGCCTACGCCCGGAGCTACGCCGCCCAGCACGGCCTGACCTACATCTCGCCCTACAACGACCCCCAGGTGATCGCCGGGCAGGGCAGCATCGGGCTGGAAATCGCCCAGCAGCTACCCCAGCCCCCCCAGGCCGTTTTCGTGACGGTGGGGGGCGGGGGGATGATCTCCGGCATCGCCGCGTACCTTAAGTCGCTCAGCCCAGCAACCCAGATAATCGGCTGCCAGCCGGCAAACGACGCGGCCATGTGGGCCTCGGTGCAGGCGGGGCGAATCGTGCGCCTCGAGGCCCAGCCCACCCTCTCGGACGGCAGCGCGGGGGGCCTCGAGGCCAACACCATCACCTTCGAGCTGTGCCGCACCCTGGTGGACGACTGGGTTACGGTGAGCGAGGAAGAGATCAGGGCCGCCATGCGGCTTTTCATCGAGACCCAGCACCAGCTTCTGGAAGGGGCCGCCGGTGTGGCCCTGGCCGCTTTGCTCAAACAGGCTGCGCGCTACCGGGGGCAGCGGGTGGTGGTGGTGATCTGCGGGGCCAACATCGGGCTATCGGCCCTGCAAGCGGTGCTGTGTTAG
- a CDS encoding GNAT family N-acetyltransferase, producing the protein MTELLQSPDKRFAVVQSEPWMAEALEAIQQASFPSLAKNQLITAEHYRAHMQVFPEGQHAVIERETGRVVACSTDLCTQVDFSHFQHRYLEAVGGNWLTTHNPSGDWLYGADIGVHPEYRGLGLSTLLYTARQNLVRRLGLKGHVAGAMPKGYAPFQRDLAIEQYVQKVVRGEMFDPVLSVQLKRGYSVWGIIPDYLDDPSCGNYGVFIVWRNPERLL; encoded by the coding sequence ATGACCGAACTCCTCCAAAGCCCCGACAAACGCTTTGCCGTGGTGCAGTCCGAGCCCTGGATGGCCGAGGCCCTCGAGGCCATCCAGCAGGCATCTTTCCCGTCACTGGCCAAAAACCAGCTCATTACTGCCGAGCATTACCGGGCCCACATGCAGGTCTTCCCCGAAGGCCAGCACGCCGTAATCGAGCGCGAGACCGGCCGGGTGGTGGCCTGCTCCACCGACCTCTGCACCCAGGTCGACTTTAGCCACTTCCAGCACCGCTACCTCGAGGCCGTGGGCGGCAACTGGCTCACCACCCACAACCCCAGCGGCGACTGGCTCTACGGCGCCGACATCGGCGTGCACCCCGAGTACCGCGGCCTGGGCCTCTCCACCCTGCTCTACACCGCCCGGCAAAACCTGGTGCGCCGCCTGGGCCTCAAGGGCCATGTGGCCGGGGCCATGCCCAAGGGCTACGCCCCCTTCCAGCGCGACCTGGCCATAGAACAGTACGTGCAAAAGGTGGTGCGCGGCGAGATGTTCGACCCGGTGCTCTCGGTACAGCTCAAGCGAGGCTACTCTGTGTGGGGCATTATTCCCGATTACCTCGACGACCCCAGTTGCGGCAACTACGGGGTGTTTATCGTGTGGCGGAATCCGGAGCGCTTGCTTTAG